In Onychostoma macrolepis isolate SWU-2019 chromosome 06, ASM1243209v1, whole genome shotgun sequence, one DNA window encodes the following:
- the LOC131542270 gene encoding E3 ubiquitin-protein ligase RBBP6-like — protein MLMILTFISDAMKLVGLLPPNYICFRCRIPGHHIKNCPSNGDKSCAPHKRIRKCAGIPRSFLVEVDDPDRKGVMMDSSGKYVIPVMDADAYAIGKKEKPPFSPQNNPSSSSSSSSDPVPATLLCLICKDLLSDAVMIPCCRSSYCDECECLIKQTSVRSKQAVSDNRLVSGIRTCLLESDGHVCPTCRQSDVSPDSLTANTVLRQDVNHFKNGTRSLHSYLSPNHSHQSLSPIPEPSSKRDMKGYRSCSRSPQNRYGPEETTLLKDFQSCIGETL, from the exons ATGCTCATGATTCTGACGTTCATCAGTGATGCGATGAAGCTGGTCGGACTGCTTCCACCAAACTACATCTGCTTCCGCTGCAGGATTCCTGGACATCACATTAAAAACTGCCCGAGCAATGGG GACAAAAGTTGCGCTCCTCATAAGCGCATACGGAAATGCGCAGGGATTCCTCGTAGTTTCCTGGTGGAGGTGGATGATCCTGACAGAAAGGGAGTCATGATGGACAGCAGCGGGAAATACGTCATTCCCGTTATGGATGC TGATGCCTATGCGATTGGGAAGAAAGAGAAGCCGCCCTTCTCACCCCAGAATAACCcttcatcctcatcctcatcctcatccgATCCGGTTCCTGCGACGCTGCTGTGTCTGATCTGTAAGGATCTGCTGAGCGATGCTGTGATGATTCCCTGCTGCAGGAGCAGCTACTGTGATGAATGTGAGTGTCTGATCAAACAAACATCAGTCAGAAGCAAACAGGCTGTTTCTGACAATCGTTTGGTGTCAGGTATCAGAACGTGTTTGCTGGAGTCTGACGGACACGTTTGTCCAACCTGCAGACAGTCGGATGTTTCTCCTGACAGTTTGACTGCAAACACTGTTTTGCGTCAA GATgtgaatcattttaaaaatggaacCAGATCTTTGCATTCCTACCTGAGTCCAAACCACAGCCATCAATCCCTGTCACCCATCCCAGAACCCTCATCAAAGAGGGATATGAAAGGTTATCGTTCATGCTCCAGATCTCCTCAAAACAGATATGGACCCGAAGAGACCACGCTACTGAAAGACTTTCAGTCCTGCATTGGAGAAACCTTGTGA
- the LOC131542595 gene encoding E3 ubiquitin-protein ligase RBBP6-like, whose product MPCVHYKFRSKLSHDTILFEGVHITVRELKQQIMRRERLKLCDLKISSEQNNEEYTDDEALIPNNTSVVIRRIPAVGLKSTNKRFVNNRPEPSCGSSQTVGDSSPVSLDLLLKTENLAEANASEEDKLKAVMYQSSLCYYSSR is encoded by the exons ATGCCTTGTGTTCATTATAAGTTTCGAAGTAAACTCAGTCACGACACGATCCTGTTTGAAGGCGTTCACATCACTGTGAGAGAGTTAAAACAACAAATCATGAGACGCGAGAGACTCAAGCTCTGTGACCTAAAGATCAGCAGCGAGCAAAACAATGAAG AATACACTGATGATGAAGCTCTCATTCCCAACAACACGTCAGTCGTTATCAGACGAATCCCTGCTGTTGGGCTCAAATCCACAAACAAAAGATTTGTCAA TAATCGGCCTGAACCATCGTGTGGATCTTCACAAACA GTTGGTGATTCTTCACCAGTTTCACTGGATCTGCTTCTGAAG ACTGAGAATCTGGCTGAGGCAAATGCATCAGAGGAGGACAAACTCAAAGCTGTGATGTACCAGTCCAGTCTGTGCTATTATTCCAGCAGGTGA